CTCCAATCCATTTTGATTTCTGGAGTTTACCATTCGGGTGCTCTCTTAGCTAATGTTCAGCTTTATTCATGGTCTGATTGGAAGGTGGCAGAGGGGCTCACAGTTGAGGGAATATTGGATAACTGGTTCAAAATAAAACCCGTGATTATGGCAGAATGGGATGAGAAAAGGGACCTATTAATCGATCTTTTTGGAAAGGTTAGGGATGAATGGATTGACAATGACTTGGCAGGTTGGATAGGAGCGAATAGGTAAAATTAGTTTTTATTCTTTGGAGTTCTTAAATTTATGATTTGTTGCACGTTGGTGTACTTTTATCGAGACTATGGTCTTTACCCTGTGAATAATGATAAATGTGGCTTACCTGCAGATTGTATCCTGGTGTTCCTGACGCCCTAAAGTTTGCAAGCTCGAAGCTCTATATCGTGACCACAAAACAGGTTTACCCATTTTATGATTTCTCATCACAAAAATTAGATACGGTTTCTCTGATTTCTagcaaaatttcaattttttacaaAGGGTTTGTTAATCTGACTGCATTGCTTTATATCACTTTCCTTTTTTGCTGTTATCACCCGGTTATTGCATTTTTGGTTTACAGAGCCGTTTTGCTGATGCTTTGCTTCGAGAGCTTGCTGGAGTCGCTATTCCACTTGAAAGAATTTATGGTCTTGGAACCGGGTGAGAATATTTCTGAACATCTAAATAATTATGGAAAGAAAGCAAAAGCTTTGCGAGTTCAGACCTTGAGTCGTCTTTCTTAAAGTAAAATGTTTCTTCTGAAATCTGCCAGTCCTAAGGTAGAAGTGCTGAAGAAGCTTCAGAATATGCCAGAACATCAGGGTCTAGCCCTGCAGTAAGTTCCTGGActcattaatatatttttttctgtaGTTCtattcaatatttatttttctgcttTTAAGTAATCTTATTTGCTATTATACATTCAGCTTTGTGGAGGACCGTATTGCGACTTTAAAGAATGTCATAAAGGAGCCAGAGTTGAACAACTGGAACCTATATCTTGGTAATTcctgtaattttttttgttgtatacCATTCTATTGATCTCATAAATTCTTCAAGTTTTTTAAGTCAAATTTCATGGTGCAGGGGATTGGGGTTACAACACTCAGAAAGAAAGAGAGGAAGCTGGAGGCATTCCCAGAATTCATCTTCTTCAGCTGTGTGACTTTAACGAGAAACTTAAATGATCTTTCCATTATGTATGGGGGAATATAACTCTTGCAACCATCGTTTTATTCTAACTTTTGTACGAAATTTGTGTACTGTTGTAGCCACTGATCACACACTATAAATTTATGATCCGATGCAAAATCACTTGAAAAAAATATGCCATAGTTTCATCTTTAGATATCTGCAAGAATTTAGTAACACGATAGTTTACAAAGCTACCTCATAGAATGGATTTGAGACAAGCAAACAACTTACAAGAATGTCAAAATTGCAGCTTGTATCACCCCACATTGCTAAGGTTCCCGGTGCCTTTCATCTTTCTCAGCCTGGATCTTCTCAAAAACCTCTTCAAAGTTAGTATCTCCGGGTCTTCTGAATAGTTGATCCCCTATCTTAATCTCATATGCATCCGATTGACTCAGCATGAATTCTTTTAACTGGAAAAAAGTTGGAAAATTTAGTTGATAGAAAATGTGTTAATGGCGTAATATATAACGAATGGATGTGAAATCTGTGTCTCATTTCTTTTTTGTCTCTCATCGTAGAAGAAATAACTGTGAGACAATGGGATACAATATTTCTTAATCGTAAGTAGCTGGTTAAAGTGTGATCAAGATATCCTATAGCATGGTGTCTTTAAGTCATGCATCTTCGGTACTACTAGTGGCGTCAAGGTGATACTTTCAGTTGCATTTGGATAACATGTAGTGCTCTCTATTATATAAGTTTTGGGATACGGATTTTGAATAAATCTCAATGCATCCACGAGCTCAAATTTGTAGATCAAAGGATTTGAACAGTCATCAGAACTATGTATTCAAACGGTGCAATAAATTTAGAacatggatttgaaatcaaattcTAAGCTTTCAAATTCTTTCATCCAACTGCTGTACGACATCATCCGCAGCAACTGACAAGGATCTATAACGTCTTTTACACTCAAACGATATGTTAAGAGTTTGGAAATTGCTCTGTATCTATCCAACATGACTTCAACATGAACATAGATGGATGCCCTTTATCACACGTTTGACTAAAGTTGTGCAAAGAGTATCCATGCAAGACAGATGAAAAGTTAGCACTTCTCAACACTAGAAACATTTCTACTAAATTAACAAACTATTTAACTATAATTGACGTTTATTAACAAAATATCAAATCAAACCTCCGGCGAATCTTGACCTTTTTGCATGGTGACCGTGATGGTACTCAAATCTACACCCATGAATTTTGCCTCAATTGCACTTGTTCTTGCTACATTTGTCCATTTCATGGCAATGTCAGATACCGTCTCCTGCACAAAATTTCGTCAATAAAGCCAATTAAGATCATTGTAATGACTTACTGATAGTACTAGATGAAACTCAAAACACCTGAATCTGTACGAGCTAGTCAATGTATCATCAGTGATGCGATGGAAATATAGAATTTAATTATCAGACGCCAATATAAGCAGGCTACATTTCAAAGCAGAGCCAATAAATCCAAGCAACTTCAAAAACCACATCCCAATTTTCAAGTGATCCATCAGTTTTGAATTGTACAACGCTGATAACGTGGATTAAGCCATGC
This genomic interval from Primulina huaijiensis isolate GDHJ02 chromosome 14, ASM1229523v2, whole genome shotgun sequence contains the following:
- the LOC140956567 gene encoding uncharacterized protein; its protein translation is MGDLYALDFDGVLCDSCGESSLSAVKAAKVRWPSLFDGVDSSLEDWVVDQMYTVRPVVETGYENLLLVRLLLEMKIPSVRKSSVAEGLTVEGILDNWFKIKPVIMAEWDEKRDLLIDLFGKVRDEWIDNDLAGWIGANRLYPGVPDALKFASSKLYIVTTKQSRFADALLRELAGVAIPLERIYGLGTGPKVEVLKKLQNMPEHQGLALHFVEDRIATLKNVIKEPELNNWNLYLGDWGYNTQKEREEAGGIPRIHLLQLCDFNEKLK
- the LOC140956568 gene encoding uncharacterized protein, whose product is MKRRLGPVFGFVKLVPGTCRTPETVSDIAMKWTNVARTSAIEAKFMGVDLSTITVTMQKGQDSPELKEFMLSQSDAYEIKIGDQLFRRPGDTNFEEVFEKIQAEKDERHREP